One window of the Trueperaceae bacterium genome contains the following:
- a CDS encoding response regulator transcription factor: MRILLLEDNRDIAEPLVEALESQRYDVRWVERPDDVFQEFTSGGFDLAILDVMFPGNDDAGFEVATTLRSQGFVAPVMFMSARDTEGDAVMGLDLGGDDYLYKPFGLREFMARVRALLRRAADNKRTVFERAELRIDLTTRRVLWGGSNVDLTEREFVMLEYFAHYPDRTFSTDELLDRFFPEATSGASVVRVYVSQLRHKISDGIIQTVPGGYRLGPA; encoded by the coding sequence ATGCGCATCCTGTTGTTGGAAGACAACCGCGACATCGCCGAGCCGCTGGTCGAAGCCCTCGAGTCGCAGCGTTACGACGTCAGGTGGGTCGAACGCCCGGACGACGTCTTCCAGGAGTTCACCAGCGGCGGCTTCGACCTCGCCATCCTCGACGTCATGTTCCCCGGCAACGACGACGCGGGTTTCGAGGTGGCCACCACGCTGCGGAGCCAGGGCTTCGTGGCGCCCGTCATGTTCATGAGCGCGCGCGACACGGAGGGCGACGCCGTCATGGGCCTCGACCTCGGCGGCGACGACTACCTCTACAAACCGTTCGGCCTGCGCGAGTTCATGGCGCGGGTACGCGCGCTCCTTCGCCGCGCGGCGGACAACAAGCGCACCGTGTTCGAGAGGGCCGAGCTGCGCATCGACCTGACCACGCGCCGGGTCCTGTGGGGCGGCTCCAACGTGGACCTGACCGAGCGCGAGTTCGTCATGCTCGAGTACTTCGCCCACTACCCAGACCGCACGTTCAGCACGGACGAGCTCCTCGACCGCTTCTTCCCTGAGGCGACGTCGGGCGCCAGCGTGGTGCGCGTCTACGTCAGCCAGCTCCGCCACAAGATCTCGGACGGGATCATCCAGACCGTGCCGGGCGGCTACCGGCTGGGGCCGGCCTGA
- a CDS encoding HAMP domain-containing histidine kinase: MRRAVFVAVLGAVVSAILVEGTLDVWIDQFEDERLFLDLIDIPIMLGIAVLAAWLLARRIGAPLRRLTAATRHVAEQSFDRPLQVPAGRDELAELAASFNAMAATIEGYVERERAFTRYASHELRTPLSAMRLQIERAQLGYVPATEVMPALARGVAQLEEILAALLALARASEPQPDTRSASAVVTDVISGLTPDERGRVRLLPAVADTPVRHARLFQQAVTNLLDNALRHGSGAATVELRVGERFVTLYVNDEGPGLASPYLERATEPFYRAGESDGMGLGLSFVAFLAKALEGDLNLSNSERGLMAELSLPIVAASAAP, from the coding sequence GTGCGGCGCGCCGTCTTCGTCGCAGTGCTCGGCGCGGTCGTCAGCGCGATCCTCGTGGAGGGGACCCTCGACGTATGGATCGACCAGTTCGAGGACGAGCGCCTCTTCCTTGACCTCATCGACATCCCGATCATGCTCGGCATCGCTGTCCTCGCCGCCTGGCTGCTCGCACGCCGCATAGGCGCGCCGCTGCGCCGGCTGACCGCAGCCACCCGGCACGTCGCGGAGCAGTCGTTCGACCGACCGCTCCAGGTCCCGGCCGGCAGGGACGAGCTCGCCGAGCTGGCGGCCAGCTTCAACGCCATGGCGGCGACCATCGAGGGGTACGTGGAGCGCGAACGTGCCTTCACCCGCTACGCCTCCCACGAACTGCGCACGCCCTTGAGCGCCATGCGCCTGCAGATCGAGCGCGCCCAACTCGGCTACGTCCCCGCCACCGAGGTCATGCCGGCTCTGGCGCGCGGCGTGGCGCAGCTGGAGGAGATCCTGGCGGCGCTCCTGGCGCTCGCGCGCGCCTCGGAGCCGCAGCCGGACACGCGCTCGGCCTCGGCCGTCGTCACCGACGTGATCTCCGGCCTCACCCCCGATGAACGCGGCCGCGTCAGGCTCCTGCCGGCCGTCGCGGACACCCCCGTCAGGCATGCGCGCCTCTTCCAGCAAGCGGTGACCAACCTGCTCGACAACGCCCTGCGGCACGGGAGCGGTGCCGCGACGGTCGAACTGCGCGTCGGCGAGCGCTTCGTAACCCTGTACGTCAACGACGAAGGGCCCGGGCTCGCCTCCCCCTATCTCGAGCGCGCCACGGAGCCCTTCTACCGGGCAGGCGAGAGCGACGGCATGGGCTTGGGCCTCTCGTTCGTCGCGTTCCTGGCGAAGGCGCTCGAGGGCGACCTCAACCTCTCCAACTCCGAAAGGGGTTTGATGGCGGAGCTCTCGCTCCCGATCGTCGCGGCGTCCGCAGCGCCGTGA
- the rpoD gene encoding RNA polymerase sigma factor RpoD, with amino-acid sequence MASLVARGNDGGQLDSEEVSDAFRRAVESAGLDPEEQSFEELMELLESKGIIVADLADDEMLDEDELDEDELDEEGEEDLDREELEARAEAMADARPKTNDPVRQYLQEIGRVKLLTLDEEIDLARRIEEGENSRALLQEWDGAGEERERRRHQRVVEDGDLARKHLIEANLRLVVSIAKKYNGRGMSFLDLIQEGNQGLIRAVEKFEYRRRYKFSTYATWWIRQAINRAIADQSRTIRIPVHMVETINKLTRASRRLQQELSREPTFAEIADAMGPDWNAEKVEEAFKLTREPFSLETPIGDEEDSFYGDFIPDDNIESPVDEASKNILSEELEEALNKLNEREAMVLKLRKGLVDGREHTLEEVGSYFGVTRERIRQIENKALRKLKYHESRTRKLRDFLD; translated from the coding sequence ATCGCATCGCTCGTCGCGCGTGGCAACGACGGCGGTCAGCTCGACTCCGAGGAGGTCAGCGACGCCTTCAGGCGCGCCGTGGAGAGCGCCGGCCTCGATCCCGAGGAGCAGAGCTTCGAGGAGCTGATGGAGCTGCTCGAGTCGAAGGGGATCATCGTCGCCGACCTGGCGGACGACGAGATGCTCGACGAGGACGAACTCGACGAGGACGAGCTCGATGAGGAGGGGGAGGAGGACCTCGACCGCGAGGAGCTCGAGGCGCGCGCGGAGGCCATGGCCGACGCCCGCCCGAAGACGAACGACCCCGTCCGCCAGTACCTGCAGGAGATCGGGCGCGTCAAGCTCCTCACACTGGACGAGGAGATCGACCTCGCGCGGCGCATCGAGGAAGGCGAGAACTCGCGCGCCCTGCTGCAGGAGTGGGACGGCGCGGGCGAGGAGCGTGAGCGCAGGCGCCACCAGCGGGTCGTTGAGGACGGCGACCTGGCCCGCAAGCACTTGATCGAGGCCAACCTGCGCCTCGTGGTCAGCATCGCGAAGAAGTACAACGGCCGCGGCATGAGCTTCCTCGACCTCATCCAGGAGGGCAACCAGGGCCTCATCCGCGCCGTCGAGAAGTTCGAGTACCGCCGCCGCTACAAGTTCTCGACGTACGCGACCTGGTGGATCAGGCAGGCCATCAACCGCGCCATCGCCGACCAGTCGCGGACCATCCGCATCCCGGTCCACATGGTCGAGACGATCAACAAGCTCACGCGCGCGAGCCGGCGCCTGCAGCAGGAGTTGTCGCGCGAGCCGACCTTCGCCGAGATCGCCGATGCCATGGGCCCCGACTGGAACGCCGAGAAGGTCGAGGAGGCGTTCAAGCTGACGCGCGAGCCGTTCTCCCTCGAGACGCCCATCGGCGACGAGGAGGACAGCTTCTACGGCGACTTCATCCCCGACGACAACATCGAGTCGCCGGTCGACGAGGCCTCGAAGAACATCCTCAGCGAGGAGCTCGAGGAGGCGCTGAACAAGCTGAACGAGCGCGAGGCGATGGTCCTCAAGCTGCGCAAGGGGCTGGTGGACGGCCGCGAGCACACGCTCGAGGAGGTCGGCAGCTACTTCGGCGTCACGCGCGAGCGCATCCGCCAGATCGAGAACAAGGCGCTGCGCAAGCTCAAGTACCACGAGAGCCGGACCCGCAAGCTCAGGGACTTCCTGGACTGA
- a CDS encoding ABC transporter substrate-binding protein, translating into MTSAVAALLLLVGTVRAQEGLEAGFGVGIILPGPGVESDGIGGALARAAAQGAEMANDEFGFNAEMLGYAFAADTVVADGPQAVVDAAQTLLDEHGVYGIVGGFDLAEAEALALWAADAGVPFINVGASADVLRNEQCAPTTFHVEPSAAMYLDAMAGWYVRSGLRDWYFLLGDDTESAAQLDRIQRTLSERHFAANVAGSSVVGPTADWADIVSRIARSRADFVVLLMPAEDQLVAVHELDARGVSAMVTGYPYDEAQTRDFYRAWRAAAPTLGAGHRISAWEATLDAYGARELNARYRMTYGEPMDTSAWAVYQGVKILYEAAFFGNSADPGAVLAYLNGSQSVFDVWKGIGTSFRPWDRQLRQPLYLVKIDRTEEAGFTLATLVGELPAIYMPGTEVVERLDQLGELAAATRCGR; encoded by the coding sequence GTGACGTCCGCGGTCGCGGCGCTCCTGCTCCTGGTCGGGACGGTCCGGGCGCAGGAGGGCTTGGAGGCGGGATTCGGCGTCGGGATCATCCTGCCAGGACCGGGTGTGGAAAGCGATGGGATCGGCGGGGCGCTGGCGCGAGCGGCCGCGCAGGGCGCCGAGATGGCGAACGACGAGTTCGGTTTCAACGCCGAGATGCTCGGCTACGCGTTCGCGGCCGACACGGTGGTGGCCGACGGACCGCAGGCGGTCGTGGACGCGGCGCAAACGTTGCTCGACGAGCACGGGGTGTACGGCATCGTCGGCGGCTTCGACCTTGCGGAGGCGGAGGCCCTCGCCCTCTGGGCCGCAGACGCCGGGGTGCCGTTCATCAACGTAGGCGCCTCGGCCGACGTGCTTCGCAACGAGCAGTGCGCTCCGACGACCTTCCACGTCGAGCCGAGCGCGGCCATGTACCTGGACGCCATGGCGGGCTGGTACGTGCGTTCCGGCCTGCGCGACTGGTACTTCCTCTTGGGTGACGACACCGAGTCGGCCGCGCAGCTCGACCGGATCCAGCGCACCCTGTCGGAGCGCCACTTCGCCGCCAACGTCGCCGGGAGTTCCGTCGTCGGGCCCACCGCTGATTGGGCCGACATCGTCTCGCGCATCGCCCGCTCGCGGGCCGACTTCGTCGTCCTGCTCATGCCGGCGGAGGACCAACTCGTCGCCGTACACGAGCTGGACGCCCGTGGGGTCTCCGCCATGGTGACCGGCTACCCGTACGACGAGGCGCAGACCAGGGACTTCTACCGCGCATGGCGAGCGGCCGCGCCGACGCTGGGCGCGGGTCACCGCATCTCGGCCTGGGAAGCCACCCTCGATGCCTACGGCGCGCGCGAGCTCAACGCTCGTTACCGCATGACGTACGGCGAGCCCATGGACACTAGCGCCTGGGCCGTCTACCAGGGCGTCAAGATCCTCTACGAGGCGGCGTTCTTCGGCAACTCCGCCGACCCAGGCGCCGTCCTGGCCTACCTCAACGGCTCGCAGTCCGTGTTCGACGTCTGGAAGGGCATCGGCACGAGCTTCAGGCCATGGGACCGTCAGCTCCGTCAGCCCCTCTACCTCGTCAAGATCGACCGGACCGAGGAGGCGGGGTTCACCCTCGCCACGTTGGTGGGCGAGCTCCCGGCCATCTACATGCCCGGGACGGAGGTCGTCGAGCGGCTCGACCAGTTGGGCGAACTGGCGGCCGCCACCCGCTGCGGAAGGTAA